One window of Candidatus Nanosynbacter sp. HMT-352 genomic DNA carries:
- the recJ gene encoding single-stranded-DNA-specific exonuclease RecJ, translating to MALFEKILAARGLTTRAAREEFLHPNYASVKHDPFLLPDMKKAVDRLKKAHTEGEKIVIYGDYDIDGLSATAILLDTFGKFGFKEVGAFIPNRFVEGYGMTMGAVDKVRNMGADLIVTVDTGSLCHAEIEYASSLGIDTVVTDHHNVAKTPPPSVAAVNPKFPGHKYPFRDLCGAGVAFKLVQALQTELDGLPDGYEKWLLDLVALGTVCDIVTLADENRANVYWGLEVLKKQRRPGLKALMSVAGIDPEKVNARHLGFGLGPRMNAAGRLETAQYALDMLTASDGLGALEASEKLEELNIKRRSIQDEIFDEACQQADNMTDDRVLVVNSGNWNHGVIGIVASKLVEKYKKPVFIIGERGDEATGSARSFGDFSAADAVRAADDIIIKGGGHGAAAGVTLATERIDDFRRRVNEFYDSLQLKNQELYLLPRADVEIDDFSEINEELIDNLAKMEPFGNGNAEPILKITEATVLSVRRMGADGQHVKLTLRDKNDVVLQMLAFNAPEELFREVGDEVSVWFQPTVNEWQGIKSVEGRLLHLA from the coding sequence ATGGCATTATTTGAAAAAATTTTAGCGGCTCGAGGCTTGACTACGCGTGCGGCGCGTGAGGAATTTTTGCATCCGAATTACGCGTCAGTAAAGCATGATCCGTTTTTATTGCCAGATATGAAAAAAGCGGTGGACCGCTTGAAAAAGGCGCACACTGAGGGTGAGAAAATTGTTATTTACGGCGATTACGATATTGATGGACTGAGTGCAACGGCAATTTTATTGGATACATTTGGTAAGTTTGGCTTTAAGGAAGTTGGTGCGTTTATTCCGAATCGGTTTGTTGAAGGCTATGGAATGACGATGGGCGCAGTTGATAAGGTGCGGAATATGGGCGCGGATTTAATTGTTACGGTTGATACGGGAAGTTTATGTCATGCGGAAATTGAATACGCATCGAGTTTGGGGATTGATACGGTGGTGACTGATCACCATAATGTTGCTAAGACTCCACCGCCGAGCGTTGCCGCAGTTAATCCGAAGTTTCCTGGTCATAAATATCCGTTCCGCGATCTTTGCGGTGCTGGTGTAGCGTTCAAGCTGGTGCAAGCTCTACAAACCGAACTGGACGGGCTACCAGATGGTTACGAGAAGTGGCTGTTGGATTTGGTGGCGCTGGGAACGGTTTGCGACATAGTTACGCTGGCGGATGAAAATAGGGCGAATGTCTATTGGGGTTTGGAGGTTTTGAAAAAGCAGAGGCGTCCTGGTCTGAAGGCATTGATGTCGGTGGCGGGAATTGATCCAGAGAAGGTTAATGCTAGGCATTTGGGATTTGGTCTGGGTCCGCGAATGAATGCGGCGGGTAGATTGGAGACTGCGCAATATGCTCTGGATATGTTGACGGCGAGTGATGGTTTGGGGGCATTGGAAGCTAGTGAAAAATTGGAAGAATTGAACATTAAGCGTCGCAGTATTCAGGATGAGATTTTTGACGAAGCTTGCCAGCAGGCGGACAATATGACTGATGATCGAGTTTTGGTGGTGAATAGCGGAAATTGGAATCACGGAGTTATTGGTATTGTGGCGTCGAAATTGGTTGAGAAGTACAAAAAGCCAGTTTTCATAATCGGTGAGCGTGGTGATGAAGCTACGGGTTCGGCGCGAAGTTTTGGTGATTTTTCTGCGGCTGACGCGGTTCGTGCAGCTGACGACATCATTATTAAAGGTGGTGGTCACGGAGCGGCGGCGGGCGTGACGCTGGCGACCGAGAGAATTGACGATTTTAGACGACGAGTGAATGAGTTTTACGACTCATTGCAATTGAAAAATCAGGAATTATATTTGTTGCCGAGAGCTGACGTGGAGATTGACGATTTTTCGGAAATTAATGAGGAGCTGATTGATAATTTGGCGAAGATGGAGCCGTTTGGCAATGGTAATGCGGAGCCTATATTGAAAATAACTGAAGCGACGGTTTTGAGCGTGAGGAGAATGGGTGCGGACGGGCAACACGTGAAATTGACTTTGCGTGATAAAAATGACGTTGTGTTGCAGATGCTGGCTTTTAATGCGCCAGAAGAACTTTTCCGTGAAGTGGGTGACGAAGTGTCTGTCTGGTTCCAGCCGACCGTAAATGAATGGCAGGGGATAAAGTCAGTTGAAGGGCGATTGCTGCATTTGGCTTAG
- the fmt gene encoding methionyl-tRNA formyltransferase has translation MTKTSPKIVFFGTENYSLITLEALVEEGFNVVCVITKPDTKRGRGHKLTEPPVKTFAKSHNIPVLQPNKVSEITDYIKQLQPVTGVLVAYGKIIPQSIIDLFTPGIINVHPSLLPKYRGPSPIESAIANRDTETGVSIMQLDSKMDAGPIYAQTQQPLTGKETKFELYDKLFHDGTSLLIKNLPNIINGSLQPTPQDDSLASYCQLLNKDNSWLDTERMTAAEAEAHVRAHLGFPRSRMTIDDRDIIITKSHCDKTPNSHLDKKFADGNYLIIDELIAPSGKTMTAEEFIRGHQV, from the coding sequence ATGACAAAGACATCGCCGAAAATAGTATTCTTTGGGACTGAAAATTACAGTCTAATCACCTTAGAAGCTCTCGTTGAAGAGGGATTTAACGTTGTTTGCGTTATTACCAAACCCGACACCAAGCGCGGTCGCGGACACAAACTTACTGAACCTCCAGTAAAAACATTCGCTAAATCTCACAATATTCCAGTTTTGCAGCCAAACAAAGTCAGTGAAATTACCGACTACATAAAACAACTTCAGCCAGTAACGGGAGTTTTGGTTGCGTACGGAAAAATCATTCCCCAGTCAATTATCGACTTATTTACACCGGGAATTATCAATGTTCACCCTTCTCTACTACCAAAATATCGAGGACCTTCACCTATTGAATCAGCTATAGCCAATAGAGATACCGAAACTGGCGTATCAATAATGCAGCTTGACAGTAAAATGGACGCCGGCCCTATATACGCCCAAACTCAACAACCCCTCACTGGAAAAGAAACAAAGTTCGAATTATATGACAAATTATTTCACGATGGCACTTCTCTGCTAATAAAAAACCTGCCAAACATCATCAATGGGAGTCTTCAGCCAACACCACAGGACGATTCTCTGGCTTCATATTGCCAATTATTAAACAAGGACAATTCATGGCTCGATACGGAACGTATGACCGCCGCCGAAGCTGAAGCTCACGTCCGCGCACATCTCGGTTTTCCACGTAGCCGAATGACAATTGACGATCGAGATATCATCATCACGAAATCTCATTGCGACAAAACTCCGAATTCTCATCTTGATAAAAAATTTGCCGACGGCAACTATTTAATTATTGACGAGCTCATCGCACCCAGCGGAAAAACAATGACCGCAGAAGAATTTATCCGCGGTCATCAAGTCTAA
- a CDS encoding 30S ribosomal protein S21, with the protein MVQVTRKDQKEANENIIRRFNRRVLQSGVLARAKSVMRFEKPISKTERRKKAIIRRERRAEKTAKMRLGVR; encoded by the coding sequence ATGGTACAAGTAACACGTAAAGATCAGAAGGAAGCGAACGAAAATATCATTCGTCGTTTCAACCGCAGGGTTTTGCAAAGCGGTGTTTTGGCTCGCGCTAAGAGCGTTATGCGTTTTGAAAAACCAATTTCAAAGACCGAGCGTCGTAAAAAAGCTATTATTCGCCGCGAGCGACGAGCTGAAAAAACGGCAAAAATGCGCCTAGGGGTGCGTTAA
- a CDS encoding adenylate kinase family protein gives MIVFFGPAGAGKSVQGQILAARHGWRWLSAGQLLRDTHDGELIHRMQSGELVPMETINGLMGEALNKAKDINGVILDGYPRQLEQAKWLIESRSHHGKDVKLVIVLEVPRDEILERLRVRGRVDDTPEAIDKRLSIYRGEIYPILDYLNDNGVPIVHMSGVGTVGQVHDEIERELVSRGIVEGVK, from the coding sequence ATGATTGTATTTTTTGGGCCGGCGGGTGCTGGTAAGAGTGTGCAGGGGCAGATTTTAGCGGCGCGGCATGGTTGGCGTTGGCTTAGTGCCGGGCAGCTGTTGCGCGATACTCACGATGGTGAATTGATTCACCGTATGCAATCCGGCGAGCTGGTGCCGATGGAAACTATCAACGGTTTGATGGGCGAGGCTCTTAATAAAGCTAAGGATATTAATGGCGTAATTCTGGACGGCTATCCAAGACAATTAGAACAGGCTAAATGGCTGATTGAGTCGCGTTCACATCACGGAAAAGACGTTAAGTTGGTGATTGTACTGGAAGTTCCGCGTGACGAAATTCTGGAGCGTTTGAGGGTTCGCGGTCGAGTTGACGACACGCCTGAGGCAATTGACAAACGACTCAGTATTTATCGAGGTGAAATTTACCCAATTCTGGATTATCTAAATGACAATGGTGTTCCAATTGTACATATGAGCGGCGTTGGAACTGTCGGGCAAGTTCATGATGAAATTGAGAGAGAGCTGGTCAGTCGCGGCATTGTTGAGGGCGTAAAATGA
- a CDS encoding alpha/beta hydrolase — protein MSSEKLWTPSPKPTDYGFENGLQVAEIDSGLRQGKTIQLATQEDMRRLAEESYNSNHMNKTVEQLRDPRYIRVFSGLGRVGIEVAIFGNENANKIQAVLYGWGGNFRHPNAIREAAVLACENPDAAIMVMNMPGVGNSGMLPESVRKEIRKTGSYDSLGEYVGSVIDHVAKDFDEVSVGGHSLGGRVATSSVAHMESKVNELRLFDPVGSRKMGIIALGWNFIGKEGMELIRYGKKSLSPSAKELGLKFLQREDPKVIEEVGKLLGESSVEFAPPKQGWRQQFLTDPFALSNDGLLEDLLKAAPNVRNNIIIFVPEGSHLTNMRDVARIVGIVNGEPKSTSAEVGLYGILNNHTHNVMNDPTVLAIMYGADTKDLALSA, from the coding sequence ATGAGTTCAGAAAAACTTTGGACGCCGTCACCTAAACCTACAGATTATGGCTTTGAGAATGGTCTACAGGTCGCCGAGATTGATAGTGGCTTAAGACAGGGAAAGACTATACAACTTGCTACACAGGAAGATATGCGTCGCTTGGCTGAGGAATCTTACAATTCAAACCATATGAATAAGACTGTTGAACAACTGAGAGATCCGCGCTATATTCGCGTATTTAGTGGACTGGGTAGAGTTGGGATTGAAGTCGCGATATTTGGTAATGAAAATGCGAATAAGATTCAGGCTGTTTTGTATGGATGGGGAGGAAATTTCCGTCATCCAAACGCAATTCGAGAAGCTGCCGTTCTGGCGTGCGAGAATCCGGATGCGGCTATTATGGTTATGAATATGCCGGGCGTGGGCAATTCTGGGATGCTGCCCGAGTCTGTTCGTAAGGAGATACGAAAGACTGGTAGCTACGATAGCTTAGGGGAATATGTTGGTTCAGTAATTGACCATGTCGCGAAAGATTTCGACGAGGTTAGTGTTGGTGGGCATTCTTTGGGTGGTCGTGTTGCGACGTCGTCAGTTGCTCACATGGAATCTAAGGTTAATGAGTTACGACTATTCGATCCGGTGGGATCGCGTAAAATGGGGATTATTGCTTTGGGGTGGAATTTCATAGGAAAAGAAGGCATGGAATTGATACGTTACGGCAAGAAATCATTGAGTCCAAGCGCAAAAGAACTGGGCTTGAAGTTCTTGCAGAGAGAAGATCCTAAAGTTATTGAGGAGGTTGGTAAACTCTTAGGAGAGTCAAGTGTCGAGTTTGCTCCGCCGAAACAAGGTTGGCGCCAGCAATTCCTTACTGATCCTTTCGCCTTAAGTAATGATGGCTTATTGGAAGATTTATTGAAAGCCGCGCCAAATGTCCGAAACAATATTATTATATTTGTACCCGAAGGTAGTCATTTGACTAATATGCGTGACGTGGCTCGCATTGTCGGTATTGTGAACGGTGAGCCTAAGTCGACAAGCGCCGAAGTCGGACTATATGGAATTTTAAATAACCACACTCACAATGTCATGAACGACCCTACTGTGTTAGCGATTATGTATGGCGCTGATACTAAAGATCTCGCCTTGTCCGCCTAA
- a CDS encoding phosphoribosyltransferase produces the protein MYFESRSQAGAILADQVLEKYRYENCAVVAIGEGGVLIGEQIAVKLHCVLMMLLSEGIEIPGESLSIGAMSQSGQFTYNSQFSDGEINEYTSEFHGYLEEKKREAHQKMNRLLGDGGIIDKDMLKDRVVILASDGFGDDLSVLDVALSFLKSVRIEKLVIAVPFCGVAAVDKLHMTVDEMHILDVKENFMGLNHYYEDNTLPSKEETIAKINQVILNWK, from the coding sequence ATGTATTTTGAGAGTCGTTCGCAGGCTGGGGCAATTCTGGCTGATCAAGTACTGGAAAAGTATCGCTATGAAAACTGCGCGGTGGTTGCAATTGGCGAAGGTGGCGTGTTGATCGGCGAGCAAATTGCAGTGAAGCTTCACTGTGTCCTCATGATGTTGTTGAGCGAAGGGATTGAGATTCCTGGGGAAAGTTTAAGCATTGGGGCGATGTCGCAGTCTGGGCAGTTTACGTATAATAGCCAATTTTCTGACGGTGAAATTAATGAATATACTAGTGAATTTCACGGTTATCTGGAAGAGAAAAAGCGCGAGGCTCATCAGAAAATGAATAGGCTTTTGGGCGATGGTGGAATCATCGATAAGGATATGTTAAAGGATCGGGTGGTGATTTTAGCGAGTGATGGTTTTGGCGATGATTTGTCGGTTTTGGATGTGGCTTTGAGTTTTCTGAAGTCAGTTCGGATTGAGAAGTTGGTGATTGCGGTGCCGTTTTGTGGCGTGGCAGCGGTGGATAAATTGCATATGACAGTTGATGAAATGCATATTTTGGATGTGAAAGAGAATTTTATGGGATTAAATCATTATTATGAGGATAATACATTGCCGTCCAAAGAGGAAACGATAGCGAAAATTAATCAGGTTATTTTGAATTGGAAGTAA
- the def gene encoding peptide deformylase: MTKDDIITLPNPHLRQKSSKIHVVTNDVIKLADEMTAAALDWEDSRPHEISAALAAVQVDKLERVVIVRADFERKSTRDFITLINPEIVKYEGEVVEDFEGCLSVKSIYGKVPRYSKIRVKAMNLDGEEVRIKAEGFLARVLQHEIDHCNGLVFIDHIKDKKDAFYTLDEKGELQPLDYDKDIAENSILWD, translated from the coding sequence ATGACAAAAGACGATATTATCACATTACCAAATCCACATCTTCGCCAAAAATCATCAAAAATCCACGTTGTTACTAATGATGTTATAAAACTGGCAGACGAAATGACCGCAGCCGCACTGGATTGGGAAGACTCCAGACCTCACGAGATTAGCGCTGCCCTCGCTGCAGTTCAAGTCGACAAATTAGAGCGTGTTGTGATTGTTCGAGCCGACTTTGAAAGAAAATCAACTCGCGATTTCATCACTCTTATCAATCCAGAAATCGTGAAATATGAAGGCGAAGTTGTTGAAGACTTTGAGGGATGCTTAAGCGTTAAAAGCATTTACGGAAAAGTTCCTCGCTACAGTAAAATTCGCGTAAAAGCCATGAATTTAGATGGCGAAGAAGTGCGAATTAAAGCCGAAGGATTTTTGGCGCGCGTATTGCAGCACGAGATAGACCACTGTAATGGATTAGTTTTTATAGACCATATTAAGGATAAAAAAGATGCTTTTTATACGCTCGACGAGAAAGGCGAGTTGCAACCGCTAGATTATGACAAAGACATCGCCGAAAATAGTATTCTTTGGGACTGA
- a CDS encoding DUF5663 domain-containing protein, which produces MFEITDEFLAQAGFGSLPADKKEQMRKDVTDSVQDKITRKILLAVGEARLDEFMRLLDGDDASVILNWCANNGVNLMEIVQASMNETMIELQKLYNDTLNMMRG; this is translated from the coding sequence CAAGCTGGTTTTGGATCATTGCCTGCGGATAAAAAAGAGCAAATGAGAAAAGATGTCACTGACAGTGTACAGGATAAGATTACGAGGAAGATTTTACTGGCTGTTGGCGAAGCGAGGCTGGATGAGTTTATGAGATTACTGGATGGCGACGATGCTTCTGTGATATTGAATTGGTGTGCAAATAATGGCGTTAATTTGATGGAAATTGTTCAAGCCTCGATGAATGAGACTATGATTGAGTTACAAAAATTATACAATGACACGCTGAATATGATGCGTGGATAG
- a CDS encoding DUF5663 domain-containing protein has product MFQLNEEFLKELGLDQLPEDQQKSLLQHIYSELELRVGERLSQGMSNAQLEEFAGIIDKTPGAVDDFLAKHAPNYQQEPMLQKMSQASGLPVDDPRLKDEFAATKWLEVNRPDYRDVVAAVMADLKKEIIANRDAILGGMSAPSAPQQTQSDFDLAA; this is encoded by the coding sequence ATGTTCCAACTGAATGAAGAATTTCTTAAAGAATTGGGGCTGGACCAGCTGCCGGAAGATCAGCAAAAATCGTTGTTGCAGCATATTTATAGTGAATTGGAGCTTCGAGTTGGCGAACGATTAAGCCAGGGAATGAGCAATGCCCAGCTGGAGGAATTTGCGGGAATTATCGATAAAACTCCAGGTGCTGTGGATGATTTTCTAGCGAAACATGCGCCTAATTATCAGCAGGAACCAATGCTGCAGAAAATGTCACAAGCTTCAGGTTTGCCAGTTGATGATCCGCGTCTGAAGGACGAATTTGCAGCTACTAAGTGGCTAGAGGTCAATCGACCAGATTATCGTGACGTTGTGGCTGCAGTGATGGCTGACTTGAAAAAGGAAATTATTGCCAACCGCGATGCTATTTTAGGTGGCATGAGTGCACCTTCAGCGCCGCAGCAGACTCAAAGCGACTTTGATTTGGCTGCTTAG
- the priA gene encoding replication restart helicase PriA: MHYYLVSPTRIVRADASSFTYSSEERLPTGMIVAIEIGKINAIGVVLQEVRQPDFEVKPISKIIEEYPLPIELVQTAIWMSKYYATHQATVWQAILPSGLSKKRRSINQSTPVNTAENRTKNVFTDEQKTALQTIENLHSGTALLHGVTGSGKTLVYIEAVKQALEEERSSIILVPEIALTSQLVAEFSAHLPNVIVTHSKQTEAQRYAIWKRVISSNDPVVIIGPRSALFMPVQQLGLVVIDECHEPSFKQEQSPRYSALRVASVLTNQHRGKLILGSATPAVADYYIAKKSNTPIITMTKPARPDTVRPNVTLVDMTKRNNFTQHQFLSDPLLKSMNTALSKNEQVLIFHNRRGTASITLCDNCGWQAGCPRCFIPLTLHADSHKLSCHICGFSTKVPTSCPECKNADIIHKGIGTKRIEDELQGLFPNKKIARFDKDTDLKATVDERYDELKNGEIDIIIGTQVIAKGLDLPHLTVVGVIQADTGLSLPDYSSPERTFQLLAQVVGRVGRSSTPTEVVVQSYQPSHPSITNGLSQNYTEFYQRTISQRQKTNFPPFTYLLKLTCVYKTEAAAIRNAKKLSELLKFNFDNIEVFGPTPAFYERVRDTYRWQIVVKSPKRQELLDVLNFLPPSHWQYELDPVSLL, translated from the coding sequence ATGCATTACTATTTGGTTTCGCCAACAAGAATCGTCCGCGCCGACGCAAGTTCGTTTACGTATTCTTCAGAGGAAAGGCTGCCGACCGGAATGATTGTTGCTATAGAAATCGGCAAAATTAACGCTATTGGTGTAGTTCTACAAGAAGTTCGCCAACCAGATTTTGAAGTCAAGCCAATTAGTAAAATCATTGAAGAATATCCCTTGCCAATCGAACTCGTTCAAACTGCCATATGGATGAGTAAATATTACGCTACACACCAAGCGACCGTCTGGCAAGCAATTTTACCCAGCGGATTATCCAAAAAACGTCGCTCAATTAACCAGTCCACCCCAGTTAATACAGCAGAAAATCGAACAAAAAATGTATTCACTGATGAGCAAAAAACAGCCCTCCAGACCATCGAAAATCTCCATTCCGGAACAGCACTTTTACACGGCGTAACTGGCTCAGGAAAAACCCTAGTGTATATAGAAGCCGTAAAACAAGCCTTGGAAGAAGAGCGATCGTCAATAATTTTAGTCCCCGAAATTGCCCTAACTTCGCAACTAGTTGCTGAATTTTCTGCTCATCTGCCAAATGTCATAGTTACCCATTCCAAACAAACCGAAGCTCAACGATATGCAATCTGGAAAAGAGTTATTAGCTCAAACGATCCAGTAGTAATCATCGGTCCGCGATCTGCTCTTTTCATGCCCGTGCAACAGCTCGGACTTGTGGTGATTGATGAGTGTCACGAACCGAGCTTCAAACAGGAACAGTCCCCTCGATATTCAGCCCTCCGCGTCGCCTCAGTCCTTACGAATCAACATCGCGGCAAGCTAATTCTGGGTAGCGCCACTCCAGCGGTTGCCGATTATTACATTGCCAAAAAATCAAATACACCAATCATTACAATGACAAAACCAGCAAGACCAGACACCGTTCGCCCCAACGTGACGCTGGTAGACATGACAAAGCGCAACAATTTTACTCAACATCAATTCCTCTCCGACCCACTCTTGAAATCTATGAACACAGCGTTATCAAAAAATGAGCAAGTTCTTATTTTTCACAATCGACGTGGCACGGCATCAATCACATTATGCGATAACTGCGGCTGGCAGGCTGGTTGTCCACGCTGTTTTATTCCGCTCACGCTACATGCAGATAGTCATAAATTGTCATGCCACATTTGCGGTTTTTCAACCAAAGTTCCTACTAGTTGCCCTGAATGTAAAAACGCCGATATCATTCATAAAGGTATCGGAACTAAGCGAATTGAAGACGAATTACAGGGGTTATTCCCGAACAAAAAAATTGCTCGATTTGATAAAGACACCGATTTGAAAGCTACCGTAGACGAGCGTTACGATGAACTGAAAAATGGCGAAATAGATATAATTATCGGCACGCAAGTTATTGCTAAAGGACTAGATTTGCCACACTTAACAGTCGTCGGAGTCATTCAAGCCGACACCGGACTTTCCCTCCCTGACTATTCATCGCCCGAACGAACATTTCAATTGCTCGCCCAAGTCGTCGGCCGCGTCGGCAGGTCAAGCACACCAACAGAAGTTGTCGTCCAGTCGTATCAACCAAGTCACCCATCCATCACAAACGGACTCTCTCAAAACTATACAGAATTTTATCAAAGAACCATATCTCAACGACAAAAAACCAACTTTCCACCTTTTACTTACTTATTAAAACTAACTTGCGTTTATAAAACCGAAGCCGCCGCCATAAGGAACGCTAAAAAATTGTCCGAACTATTAAAATTCAATTTTGATAACATTGAAGTTTTTGGACCAACGCCCGCTTTTTATGAGCGCGTCCGCGATACATATCGATGGCAAATCGTAGTAAAAAGCCCCAAACGACAAGAGCTTCTTGACGTATTGAATTTCCTGCCGCCATCACACTGGCAGTACGAGCTCGACCCTGTAAGTCTACTGTAA
- a CDS encoding ArsR family transcriptional regulator: MLDVFITSRVRRKIVVVYAKYPDFHTHVRGLAKLIKEDPGNIQRELKRLEKVGFLQSEKQGNSRTYFTNKQFPIFKELQSMVIKSQQYSARSKRGMADKD; the protein is encoded by the coding sequence ATGTTAGACGTTTTTATTACATCTAGGGTGCGGCGAAAAATTGTAGTAGTATACGCTAAGTATCCTGATTTTCACACACATGTTCGCGGATTAGCAAAGCTAATTAAGGAAGATCCTGGAAATATTCAACGAGAATTGAAGCGACTAGAAAAGGTTGGATTTTTGCAGAGTGAAAAGCAAGGTAACTCACGTACGTATTTCACTAATAAACAATTCCCAATTTTTAAGGAATTGCAAAGTATGGTGATTAAATCTCAGCAATATTCAGCGCGATCAAAGCGCGGCATGGCTGATAAAGACTAA
- a CDS encoding GatB/YqeY domain-containing protein: MSALKERITSEMKAALLSGNRFRGDVLRNLKAAILNEEVSLGKREDGLDDAEIEKVVAREVKKRVESADLYRKNDRAELAEPEEKEAEILREFLPEQLGEAEISKIVEEVIASMDDVSIQKMGQVIGAVKSKVGNAADGALVAKIVKEKLTK, encoded by the coding sequence ATGTCTGCGCTAAAAGAGCGCATTACTAGTGAAATGAAAGCCGCTCTATTGAGCGGCAATCGTTTTCGTGGTGATGTTTTGCGTAATCTAAAGGCAGCAATCTTAAACGAAGAAGTTTCTTTGGGCAAGCGAGAAGACGGCTTGGATGATGCTGAAATTGAAAAAGTCGTTGCTCGAGAAGTGAAAAAGCGCGTCGAAAGTGCGGATTTATATCGAAAGAATGACCGTGCGGAGTTGGCGGAACCTGAAGAAAAAGAAGCGGAAATTTTACGAGAATTTTTGCCAGAGCAACTTGGCGAAGCAGAAATCTCGAAGATTGTAGAAGAAGTTATTGCGAGTATGGACGATGTCTCAATTCAGAAAATGGGACAAGTTATTGGCGCGGTAAAAAGTAAGGTCGGCAATGCTGCAGATGGCGCGTTGGTGGCAAAAATTGTTAAAGAAAAACTCACAAAATAG